The Clupea harengus chromosome 6, Ch_v2.0.2, whole genome shotgun sequence genome contains a region encoding:
- the LOC116220771 gene encoding zinc finger BED domain-containing protein 4-like, whose product MSVASAVWDFFTVSEKDRRLAICRTCLADISRGGNTSKDFNTTNLKCHLKSRHIDGYNEFLKADKKRTDAMANKKIQSTSHYKTQSIATAFEKGNKFPTDSVKAKNLNKKVMEFIALDDQPFSVVGDVGFRGLVEYMEPRYTLPSRRHLAEVCLPELYSVVADHIHHLLSGDVPAISFTTDIWSSDCSPVSMLSLTAQWIDTKFNLVKAVLHSQEFTGSHAANVISETFEKMFETWKIPKSKVHAVVRDNARNMAKAMRDSKLTSFGCMAHSLQLGIHDGVLTQPSVAKALAICRKIVGHFKHSPLAYSRLQAVQTKVKRLQQDVPTRWNSTFFMMESLLEQKHALAAYAADHDLPANLTAQHWGLIENVITLLSPFEQLTRNISSSEASVADVIPSVRALRRLLSKAADTDHAVKTTKTALLESVNKRFSEYEFNDTFLIATLLDPRYKDRYFDEDVKVRARAALDALVNTSAGDETHTESTDEDDHPTSDGPLQKRPRTDEEQGERPSLHDMFEEILQEKGPEMPRTRVSEQVDSFFAEATIPRNEAALRYWQEHHQRFPALAQIARKYLSAPCTSVDSERLFSTVAHVLDEKRNRLAPDKAEMLVFVKKNMHLIRK is encoded by the exons ATGTCGGTAGCATCAGCTGTGTGGGATTTCTTCACTGTGTCAGAAAAAGATCGCCGCTTAGCTATTTGCAGGACATGTTTAGCCGACATTTCAAGAGGGGGTAATACATCAAAGGACTTCAACACCACAAATTTGAAGTGTCATTTAAAAAGCAGACACATTGATGGATACAATGAATTCCTGAAAGCTGATAAGAAGCGGACAGATGCTATGGCTAACAAGAAAATTCAATCCACCAGTCATTATAAAACTCAGTCAATAGCAACAGCATTTGAGAAAGGGAATAAATTCCCCACGGATAGTGTCAAAGCAAAAAACCTCAACAAGAAAGTTATGGAGTTCATCGCATTAGACGACCAGCCTTTCTCTGTTGTGGGGGATGTGGGTTTTCGAGGCCTGGTGGAGTATATGGAGCCCCGCTACACACTGCCCAGTCGCCGTCATTTGGCCGAAGTCTGTCTACCCGAATTATACAGCGTTGTGGCTGACCACATTCATCATCTACTGTCTGGAGACGTCCCTGCCATCAGTTTCACCACTGATATTTGGAGTTCAGACTGCAGCCCTGTGAGTATGCTTAGCCTCACGGCACAGTGGATCGACACAAAGTTTAACCTGGTGAAAGCAGTGCTACACTCCCAGGAGTTCACAGGCTCCCATGCCGCAAATGTTATATCAGAGACTTTTGAGAAAATGTTTGAGACATGGAAGATACCAAAGTCCAAAGTCCATGCTGTTGTAAGGGATAATGCCAGAAATATGGCGAAAGCGATGAGAGACAGTAAGCTGACTAGCTTTGGTTGTATGGCGCACTCTCTGCAACTAGGTATACATGATGGCGTTCTGACCCAGCCCAGCGTCGCGAAAGCGTTGGCGATATGCCGAAAAATAGTCGGCCACTTCAAGCATTCGCCGCTTGCCTACTCGCGCCTTCAGGCTGTACAGACGAAGGTCAAAAGATTACAGCAAGATGTCCCCACTAGGTGGAACAGCACATTTTTCATGATGGAAAGCCTTCtagaacaaaaacatgcactagCTGCATATGCCGCTGACCACGACCTCCCCGCAAACCTCACTGCGCAACACTGGGGATTAATTGAAAATGTTATCACTCTTCTCTCCCCATTTGAACAACTGACACGAAATATCAGCTCATCAGAGGCCTCGGTTGCTGACGTGATCCCCTCGGTGAGAGCTCTGAGACGCCTTTTAAGCAAGGCTGCTGATACAGACCATGCCGTTAAAACAACAAAGACTGCATTACTAGAGTCTGTGAACAAACGGTTCAGTGAGTACGAGTTTAATGACACTTTCTTAATTGCAACGTTACTGGACCCCCGCTATAAGGACCGCTACTTTGATGAGGATGTTAAAGTACGAGCTCGAGCAGCACTTGACGCCCTGGTGAACACCTCTGCTGGGGATGAGACGCATACAGAGTCTACCGATGAAGATGACCACCCAACGAGTGACGGCCCACTGCAGAAGAGGCCACGAACAGACGAGGAACAAGGGGAACGGCCCAGTCTGCACGACATGTTTGAGGAGATTCTGCAGGAAAAGGGACCAGAAATGCCAAG GACGAGGGTGTCAGAGCAGGTGGATAGTTTCTTCGCAGAGGCCACCATTCCCAGAAATGAAGCTGCACTCAGATATTGGCAGGAACATCACCAGCGTTTTCCAGCATTGGCGCAAATCGCCCGCAAATACCTGAGTGCCCCATGCACAAGCGTGGACAGTGAGCGGCTCTTCAGCACTGTGGCTCACGTTTTGGATGAGAAGAGAAATAGACTGGCCCCTGACAAGGCAGAGATGCTCGTCTTTGTAAAGAAAAACATGCATCTTATTAGGAAGTAG